A single region of the Eremothecium gossypii ATCC 10895 chromosome V, complete sequence genome encodes:
- the LNP1 gene encoding Lnp1p (Syntenic homolog of Saccharomyces cerevisiae YHR192W) has protein sequence MLRVLGGLLGGKPKEHVIDKYTRDLTAVTFTIHELDKRLKRNDEVLMRWQHRLKIYGTTLVVLFGAMAYSNYRSLPVTGLTFLLGLLAILGLSRLLCKVFEYQRRNIVIKLDKARAQHQGTLEDLKKATNFYSTHSLIQRFSSGPLQSQDASTLMDEELQSKYDELQNLQKELAQLRGDSSGKSTNEAREETDRWFDKVLDVLSGGGFAIENNLVPVTCRKCAKTSGCYVVRNTEWTYVCPHCGEQQTNSAEPEGTTSRSPSGDMKDKNSTT, from the coding sequence ATGTTGAGGGTACTAGGCGGGCTACTTGGCGGTAAACCAAAAGAGCATGTTATTGACAAGTACACTAGGGACTTGACTGCCGTTACTTTTACAATACACGAGCTTGACAAACGGCTGAAGCGCAACGATGAGGTGTTAATGAGGTGGCAACACCGGTTGAAGATCTATGGGACGACACTTGTGGTTCTATTCGGCGCAATGGCGTATAGCAACTACCGGTCGCTACCTGTGACTGGCCTTACTTTCTTGCTCGGCTTGCTGGCTATACTGGGCCTGAGCCGGCTGTTGTGCAAGGTATTTGAATATCAGCGACGCAATATCGTGATAAAGCTGGATAAGGCTCGCGCGCAACACCAGGGCACGCTGGAGGATCTGAAGAAGGCGACGAACTTCTACTCCACACACTCGTTGATACAAAGGTTTTCGTCCGGCCCCTTGCAGAGCCAGGACGCTTCGACGTTGATGGACGAAGAGCTGCAATCCAAGTACGATGAACTGCAGAACCTGCAGAAGGAGCTGGCACAGCTACGTGGCGACAGTAGCGGAAAGAGCACGAATGAGGCACGCGAGGAAACTGACAGGTGGTTTGACAAGGTTCTAGACGTACTTTCCGGCGGTGGCTTTGCGATCGAGAATAACTTGGTGCCGGTAACCTGCCGGAAGTGCGCGAAAACCAGTGGCTGTTACGTCGTACGCAACACCGAATGGACGTATGTGTGTCCACACTGTGGTGAGCAGCAGACGAACAGCGCGGAGCCGGAGGGCACCACGTCCCGGTCTCCATCTGGCGACATGAAGGATAAAAATTCGACTACATAG
- the EGD2 gene encoding Egd2p (Syntenic homolog of Saccharomyces cerevisiae YHR193C (EGD2)): MSEIPENSKVSIYSKNEKKARELIQKFSMKPMPGITRVTFRKKNNQIFAIDNPDVYKTQGGNYVVFGEPKVDDFTRRLARAQQQAASAAKDPQSIQADMAAAAAAPAAPAAPAAAPEEDEAGQVDESGLDGQDIELVMQQANVSRNKAVKALREHNSDIVNAIMSLSK; this comes from the coding sequence ATGTCAGAAATTCCAGAGAACTCCAAAGTTTCTATCTACAGCAAGAATGAGAAGAAGGCTAGAGAATTGATTCAGAAATTCTCTATGAAGCCAATGCCTGGCATCACAAGGGTGACATTCAGAAAGAAGAACAACCAGATCTTTGCCATTGACAACCCAGACGTTTACAAGACCCAAGGTGGTAACTACGTGGTCTTTGGTGAGCCAAAGGTCGACGATTTCACTCGTCGTTTGGCCCgtgcgcagcagcaagcTGCAAGTGCGGCCAAGGACCCACAGTCTATCCAGGCAGACatggccgccgccgccgccgccccagctgctccagctgccCCAGCTGCTGCCCCAGAGGAGGACGAAGCTGGACAGGTTGACGAGTCCGGCTTGGATGGCCAGGACATCGAGCTCGTTATGCAACAGGCAAACGTTTCCAGAAACAAGGCTGTGAAGGCTTTGCGGGAGCACAACTCGGATATCGTGAATGCCATTATGTCGCTGTCAAAGTGA
- the SEC18 gene encoding AAA family ATPase SEC18 (Syntenic homolog of Saccharomyces cerevisiae YBR080C (SEC18)) has product MDKLGLSGRLPSFGRASHSPPDKKYVDMPPRNMKIANCPNNALALANVAAVSPSDFPDNIYIAVDEFFVFTTQHSSSVEPGTIGFNGNQRTWGGWSLNQEVRVRPFDLFRQSGKQAYLGALDLEISFRNRSKAVDTQFDQDELAKHFLKTFDSQVFSATQYLVFEFKGHIFDLRVRSLQTIDLGDVEVISPVANGIEAKGILVKQTQVNYYKGRDGLVNLKSSNSLRPRSDAVIRPDFKFEDLGVGGLDREFTKIFRRAFASRIFPPAVIEKLGISHVKGLLLYGPPGTGKTLIARKIGTMLNAREPKIVNGPEILSKYVGSSEENIRNLFKDAEAEYKSKGEESSLHIIIFDELDSVFKQRGSRGDGTGVGDNVVNQLLAKMDGVDQLNNILVIGMTNRRDLIDNALLRPGRFEVQVEIQLPDEPGRLQIFEIQTKKMRENGMLATDVDLKELAALTKNFSGAEIEGLVKSASSFAINKTVNIGEGKTRMNDKEIARMKVTREDFLNALSEVTPAFGISEEDLKTCVEGGVIHYSPRVEQILKHGSRYVRQVKDSERSRLVSLLVHGPAGSGKTALAAAIALKSGFPFIRMISPVEIAGMSEAAKIAYIDNTFRDAYKSPLNILVVDSLETLVDWVPIGPRFSNSILQVLKVYLKRKPPSGRRLLIISTTSTYSVLQQMDILSCFDNEIAVPNISSIDEFNNVMIETNFLDDAGRVQVINQLANVSPKLNIGIKRALTNIETARHDEDPANEIVELMAQAV; this is encoded by the coding sequence ATGGATAAGTTAGGCCTTTCAGGTAGATTACCGTCATTCGGTAGAGCTAGTCACTCGCCACCAGACAAGAAATACGTCGACATGCCCCCGCGGAATATGAAAATCGCCAACTGTCCAAACAATGCGTTGGCGTTGGCCAATGTTGCTGCTGTGTCACCATCAGACTTTCCCGACAACATCTACATTGCTGTGGATGAGTTCTTTGTCTTCACGACGCAGCATTCGAGCAGCGTGGAGCCGGGTACCATTGGCTTCAATGGCAATCAGCGGACGTGGGGAGGCTGGTCACTGAATCAAGAAGTGCGGGTGCGGCCGTTTGACCTTTTCCGGCAGAGCGGGAAGCAGGCATATTTGGGCGCGCTGGACCTGGAGATATCGTTCCGGAACCGGTCCAAGGCAGTGGACACCCAGTTTGACCAGGATGAGCTCGCGAAGCACTTTTTGAAAACGTTCGACTCGCAGGTGTTTTCAGCCACACAATATCTTGTCTTTGAGTTTAAGGGGCACATATTTGACTTGCGCGTGCGCAGTCTACAGACTATCGATTTGGGAGATGTTGAGGTGATTAGCCCCGTGGCAAATGGCATAGAGGCAAAGGGGATTCTCGTGAAGCAGACTCAGGTGAATTATTACAAAGGGCGGGATGGACTAGTGAACTTGAAGTCTTCGAATTCACTTCGCCCTCGGTCCGACGCAGTCATCCGGCCCGACTTCAAGTTTGAAGACCTGGGCGTCGGCGGTCTCGATCGTGAGTTTACCAAGATTTTCAGACGTGCGTTTGCGAGCAGAATCTTCCCACCTGCCGTTATTGAAAAGCTCGGTATCTCCCATGTCAAGGGTCTTCTGCTCTATGGGCCTCCAGGTACCGGTAAGACTTTAATTGCACGGAAAATTGGGACTATGCTAAACGCGCGCGAACCGAAGATTGTCAATGGGCCGGAAATATTGAGCAAGTATGTTGGTTCCTCTGAGGAAAACATCCGTAACCTGTTCAAAGATGCGGAGGCAGAGTATAAGTCCAAGGGAGAGGAATCATCTTTACATATCATTATCTTTGACGAATTGGACTCTGTGTTCAAGCAAAGAGGATCCCGCGGAGACGGGACTGGGGTAGGCGACAACGTGGTTAACCAGCTGCTCGCGAAGATGGACGGTGTAGACCAGCTGAACAACATTTTGGTGATTGGTATGACAAACCGTAGAGACTTGATTGACAACGCATTGCTACGCCCGGGCAGGTTTGAAGTTCAGGTTGAAATTCAACTTCCAGACGAGCCTGGACGGCTACAGATTTTTGAAATACAGACCAAGAAAATGCGTGAGAACGGTATGCTTGCAACGGATGTTGACCTCAAGGAGCTTGCAGCCCTGACGAAGAACTTCTCAGGTGCCGAGATTGAGGGTCTTGTCAAAAGTGCGAGTTCCTTTGCGATTAACAAGACCGTTAACATTGGTGAAGGCAAGACACGCATGAACGATAAAGAAATAGCACGTATGAAAGTCACACGGGAAGACTTTCTTAATGCGCTAAGTGAAGTGACTCCAGCGTTTGGGATCAGTGAAGAAGACTTGAAGACGTGCGTTGAAGGTGGGGTCATCCACTATTCTCCGCGCGTAGAGCAGATTCTGAAGCACGGCTCCAGATATGTCCGGCAGGTGAAAGACAGCGAGCGCTCCAGGCTGGTATCTTTGCTCGTTCATGGCCCCGCTGGCTCTGGTAAAACCGCGCTAGCTGCAGCCATCGCGCTGAAGTCGGGCTTTCCCTTTATCAGGATGATCTCCCCAGTGGAGATCGCCGGTATGTCCGAGGCTGCCAAGATTGCCTACATCGACAATACGTTCCGCGATGCCTACAAGTCTCCGTTGAATATTCTTGTGGTTGACTCGCTTGAGACCCTGGTTGACTGGGTCCCAATTGGTCCACGCTTTTCGAACAGCATTCTTCAGGTCCTTAAGGTATATCTCAAGCGTAAGCCGCCAAGCGGTCGGAGGCTGTTGATTATCTCTACAACTTCGACTTATTCCGTGTTGCAACAGATGGATATCCTCAGCTGTTTTGACAATGAAATTGCCGTCCCAAACATCTCTTCTATAGACGAGTTCAACAACGTTATGATTGAGACCAACTTCCTGGACGATGCAGGCAGGGTCCAGGTTATTAACCAGCTTGCCAATGTCTCGCCAAAACTCAACATAGGCATCAAACGTGCCCTAACCAACATTGAGACGGCAAGACACGATGAAGATCCTGCCAATGAGATTGTTGAACTGATGGCCCAGGCAGTTTAA
- the EMC10 gene encoding Emc10p (Syntenic homolog of Saccharomyces cerevisiae YDR056C; 1-intron) has product MIPRASAWLLLLFSRALAVLFEQQLLLYAEDLALRDRRPLAALWHTEGEFEVSDMNDALPPGEYCVGAALPGKNYSCFSYIDLASPWHYDLVVDTDARGNIIKLSLRPNPATEGLRPVVRQATPGPHAAITKLRKRTKTYEDRKAGAKSATAAFEEDIEPDNRSFLMKNWKLVLIGIVVYVLMGSAAKKEGAE; this is encoded by the exons ATGATTCCTAGAGCGTCAGCATGGCTACTACTGCTATTCAGCAGGGCACTGGCGGTGCTGTTTGAACAGCAGCTTCTTCTATACGCGGAAGACCTGGCATTGCGCGATCGCCGGCCACTGGCTGCACTGTGGCATACAGAGGGTGAATTTGAGGTGAGCGACATGAACGACGCGCTACCGCCAGGGGAATACTGCGTGGGAGCAGCGCTCCCCGGCAAAAACTATTCGTGCTTTTCCTACATTGAC CTCGCGTCACCTTGGCACTACGATCTGGTAGTGGATACTGATGCGCGCGGAAATATCATCAAGCTGTCATTGCGGCCGAACCCGGCGACCGAGGGGCTGCGCCCGGTGGTGCGGCAGGCCACGCCAGGACCGCACGCAGCGATCACGAAGCTGCGCAAGCGCACGAAGACATACGAGGACCGCAAGGCCGGCGCTAAGTCGGCCACAGCGGCGTTTGAGGAGGACATTGAGCCGGACAACCGCTCTTTTCTGATGAAGAACTGGAAGCTGGTGTTGATTGGCATCGTGGTCTATGTCCTAATGGGCTCCGCAGCGAAAAAGGAGGGTGCTGAGTAG